The nucleotide window GACTTAAAGTCCCTCCCAAACTCCTCAGTTTATCTAAAAAATCAAAAATGTAGTGGCACAAGGAAACCCTTCGCCTACAACAACTTGAAATATAAAACCTTTTTATTTTCTGGTGTCAAAGTCGGGATGATAGAAGACAGCCTGTCGTAAGGACTCCTATTCAAGATCCAGGTTATGTATGTGTTAATAGATCTTTATTAACGATAATAAATGGACGTTAAAATCCATTTTATTAAGAAATAATTTGTCCGTATTATTATTTCCGAGTATGCCGCTTGCGGCATGAATTCTTCTAATGATACGAATGCTCCTTCGGGCAATAAATCCGACATCTCCCAAGTCTCTTCTCGCGCGGGTCTGGTGGGTTTTCTGACTTTTATTTCGCGTTTTTTTGGTCTGGCGCGAGATAGTTTTATTGCCTACCTGCTGGGTACCAAAGAGGCCGCGGATGCCTTCTACGTAGCCTTTCGTATTCCCAATTTACTACGCCGTTTACTGGCCGAAGGAAATCTGACGATTTCCTTCGTGCCAATTTTTACCGAGGCCCTTCGCAAAGATCCTGAAGAAGCCAAAAAGGTGGCCAGTTATACCTTCACGCTTTTGTCCTGCCTACTTTTGGGGATTACCGTGCTGGGTGTGGTGTTTGCCTCCAGTTTTGTCAGTTTTACGGCCATGGGATTTCGCAGTGATCCCGATAAATTTCATCTGACGGTTTTACTCACTCGCATCACCTTTCCTTATATTTTTCTGGTGAGCATCGGTGCACTGGCGATGGGCATCCTCAATTCCCTCAAGCGTTTCGGGGCGCCTGCGGCTGCTCCCATTTTCATGAATCTGGGAATTATCCTGGCGGCCCTTGTGTTGGGAAAAGTAGTCGCTCACCCTTCTATCTCTTTGGCGATTGGAGTCCTCCTCGGTGGTGTTTTACAAATTGCCGTTCAGGTGCCCACGCTTTACCGTTTGGGCTTTTTACCGCGTGTGGCCTGGAACCCTGGTAACGATTACGTCAGACGAATCTTCAAGCTCATGCTTCCGGCCATTTATGGCTCGGCCGTTTATCAGCTGAATATTTTAGCCATTACTTTTATGGCCTCTTTTTTGGGAACCGGAGCGGTGAGTTATTTGTGGTACGCCGATCGTGTGATGGAATTCCCTTTGGGCGTTTTTGCCATCTCTTTTGCTACCGTGATTTTGCCTCAGCTCTCCGAACACGCCGCAGATAAAAATCCGGAACAGTTCAAGTCAACTTTTCTCTCCGGCCTGCGCATGATCTATTTCATCAAT belongs to Deltaproteobacteria bacterium and includes:
- the murJ gene encoding murein biosynthesis integral membrane protein MurJ, whose protein sequence is MNSSNDTNAPSGNKSDISQVSSRAGLVGFLTFISRFFGLARDSFIAYLLGTKEAADAFYVAFRIPNLLRRLLAEGNLTISFVPIFTEALRKDPEEAKKVASYTFTLLSCLLLGITVLGVVFASSFVSFTAMGFRSDPDKFHLTVLLTRITFPYIFLVSIGALAMGILNSLKRFGAPAAAPIFMNLGIILAALVLGKVVAHPSISLAIGVLLGGVLQIAVQVPTLYRLGFLPRVAWNPGNDYVRRIFKLMLPAIYGSAVYQLNILAITFMASFLGTGAVSYLWYADRVMEFPLGVFAISFATVILPQLSEHAADKNPEQFKSTFLSGLRMIYFINIPAMLGLLCLSNLIISVLFQHGHFNADSTRQTAHALMGFAIGLPFVSGTRITASAFYALQDSKSPVRAANWAVLVNIGVGALLVNFFGHVGLALGVSSGSVFNFFAHIYDFQKKNGRLGFAQAWPTILKIICAALVMALVLISVEYFTWGLIFKNKFSKLLSLILLMGLGTFTYAVAAYLLKIEEFEVFKGIVKRRLGRV